A portion of the Candidatus Poribacteria bacterium genome contains these proteins:
- a CDS encoding VWA domain-containing protein, translating to MFDFRAPLFLILLAAIPLLIFLQRRAHRSTAQWRKSAIFFLRGTALLCAIFALADLHRTHKEQRLAVVFLIDTSESIPSIQHEKALKKINAAVASLKPTDRFGIINFARETAILREIRSKQDLPVADASVASVETLAEQTFQRDGTDILTALKRAIALLPDNYHRRIVLFSDGIHNAGGTPIKDYLPLLSASDVEILTIPLETIKDAVQVVQLQLPAEVHKGQHFGIDVVIETDGSIPNLNATLYREDTPIDEFEWTLPSGRYVRSLLTEQISEEGSHTYRLKLNVTDEIPENNQADAVVQIQDKPQVTVYTEGNLSNTTPLKTVLEENGFSVEVMFATEMPTELVALQRSDVLILNNVPADALSVEQQQHIENYVRDLGHGLVVIGGRRAYGPGGYTDTALERTLPIEMTPRERKDAVAIVFVLDTSGSMANYVGARQKIQLAIEGVRTGIRNLDEEDMAGILGFNTDVHRISDLISDQNALIFAVSKLRPTGGTTKIKDATEKAYEMLKANEAKRKHIVLLSDGKSDGAESAFLELAAQIAEARISLTTIAIGDANRQLLTKVAETGGGHPVFVENIQQLPEVLTEAVRETRRYIVQEPFQPVIAVPEEPIVAGIDTPPELLGYVSTTEKGASQVFIRSHKDEPILAGWNFGLGKSVAWTSDAQPVWAKAWISWENFGKFWGQTINWVLPATDTDADFDLSVSLRHGVAQANIDTRTASQASYKLHVVGPDGTSESVEMQQGTPTRYSGTFQMPNSGAYIVTAQREGDAHRRTEVLSLSYPAEYAEFEVNTVLLKMLAAGTTGIYEPTPTQITKPAGTPVEKEVSLARVLLVAAVLLFVLEMILRRFSITNRHLTAFFEQLRGKLIDESISPQTIGTPVSVAPSDQRVPADTIPPQPAEATMTRLLAAKKRAR from the coding sequence ATGTTTGATTTCCGAGCACCCCTTTTCTTAATTCTACTCGCTGCAATCCCGTTACTAATTTTTCTGCAACGACGGGCACACCGCAGCACAGCGCAGTGGCGAAAAAGCGCGATCTTCTTCCTCAGAGGTACCGCGCTTTTATGCGCTATCTTCGCCTTAGCCGATCTGCACCGAACCCATAAAGAACAACGTCTCGCAGTCGTTTTCCTGATTGATACCTCCGAAAGCATCCCATCTATACAACACGAAAAGGCACTCAAAAAGATAAACGCCGCTGTCGCGAGTTTAAAACCTACTGATCGGTTCGGTATTATCAACTTCGCGAGGGAGACCGCTATCCTACGAGAAATCCGTTCTAAACAAGACCTACCCGTTGCAGATGCGTCTGTAGCGTCAGTGGAAACACTCGCGGAACAGACGTTCCAGCGAGACGGCACGGATATCCTCACAGCACTCAAACGCGCAATTGCCCTCTTGCCAGACAATTATCATCGACGGATCGTACTGTTCAGCGACGGCATACATAACGCTGGCGGGACACCCATCAAAGACTACCTACCGCTGCTCTCTGCAAGCGATGTTGAAATATTAACAATCCCACTCGAAACTATCAAGGATGCCGTTCAAGTGGTGCAGCTGCAACTCCCCGCTGAAGTCCACAAAGGACAACATTTTGGAATCGACGTAGTGATTGAAACCGACGGGAGTATCCCAAACCTGAACGCCACCCTCTATCGCGAAGACACCCCGATTGACGAATTTGAATGGACATTACCGAGCGGCAGATATGTACGCTCTTTACTGACAGAACAGATTTCGGAAGAAGGAAGTCATACGTACCGACTGAAGTTGAACGTAACCGATGAAATTCCAGAAAACAATCAGGCGGATGCCGTTGTGCAAATTCAGGACAAACCCCAGGTTACCGTATACACAGAAGGTAATTTGTCAAACACTACGCCCCTTAAAACCGTTCTTGAGGAAAATGGCTTCAGTGTGGAGGTAATGTTCGCAACGGAGATGCCGACAGAACTTGTAGCACTCCAACGCAGCGATGTTCTGATACTGAACAACGTCCCTGCAGATGCGCTTTCGGTGGAACAACAACAACACATCGAAAATTACGTCCGCGACCTCGGACACGGATTGGTTGTTATCGGTGGAAGGCGTGCCTATGGACCTGGCGGCTATACCGATACGGCGTTGGAACGGACACTCCCGATAGAGATGACCCCACGTGAACGCAAGGACGCTGTCGCTATTGTCTTTGTGCTGGATACATCGGGGAGTATGGCGAACTACGTCGGGGCGCGACAGAAAATCCAACTCGCCATTGAAGGGGTCCGTACCGGTATCCGTAACCTCGACGAAGAAGATATGGCTGGCATCCTCGGTTTCAATACTGATGTTCATCGCATTTCTGACCTCATTTCCGACCAGAATGCGCTGATCTTTGCCGTGAGCAAACTCCGTCCAACGGGTGGCACTACGAAGATAAAAGATGCCACTGAGAAGGCGTACGAGATGCTCAAAGCAAACGAGGCAAAACGGAAGCATATCGTCCTCTTATCCGACGGTAAATCCGATGGTGCGGAATCTGCTTTTCTTGAACTCGCAGCGCAGATCGCTGAGGCACGCATCAGCCTCACAACAATAGCAATAGGCGATGCCAATAGACAACTCCTTACGAAAGTCGCAGAAACAGGCGGTGGACATCCTGTTTTTGTTGAAAATATCCAGCAGCTGCCGGAGGTCTTGACAGAAGCCGTCCGAGAGACCCGGCGTTACATCGTTCAAGAACCCTTTCAACCTGTTATTGCTGTTCCAGAAGAACCGATTGTTGCAGGCATCGACACACCTCCGGAACTTCTGGGTTACGTTTCAACAACAGAAAAGGGAGCCTCCCAAGTTTTCATCCGCTCACACAAAGACGAACCGATCCTTGCAGGTTGGAATTTCGGATTGGGGAAATCGGTTGCGTGGACATCAGACGCTCAACCCGTATGGGCGAAAGCGTGGATTTCGTGGGAAAACTTTGGGAAGTTTTGGGGACAGACTATCAACTGGGTACTTCCAGCAACAGATACGGATGCTGATTTCGATCTCTCGGTATCACTTCGGCACGGTGTGGCGCAAGCCAATATTGATACACGCACAGCGTCGCAAGCATCGTATAAACTTCACGTTGTAGGCCCGGATGGTACAAGCGAATCGGTTGAAATGCAACAGGGAACACCGACGCGTTACAGCGGCACATTTCAGATGCCCAACAGTGGTGCCTATATTGTTACTGCTCAGCGTGAAGGCGATGCCCACAGGCGTACCGAAGTTTTGTCGCTCTCTTACCCGGCAGAATACGCCGAATTTGAAGTCAATACGGTTCTGCTAAAGATGCTTGCTGCTGGCACGACTGGTATTTATGAACCGACACCGACTCAGATAACGAAACCGGCAGGTACACCCGTCGAGAAGGAGGTCTCACTGGCACGAGTGTTGTTAGTCGCTGCGGTTCTCTTGTTCGTATTAGAGATGATTCTTCGGCGTTTCAGCATAACAAATAGACATTTGACTGCGTTTTTTGAGCAATTGCGCGGAAAACTTATTGACGAATCGATCAGTCCCCAAACAATAGGTACACCTGTGAGCGTTGCACCTTCGGACCAACGCGTCCCAGCAGACACAATACCTCCACAACCTGCAGAAGCAACGATGACCCGATTATTAGCCGCCAAAAAACGTGCACGTTAG
- a CDS encoding isochorismatase produces the protein MPTLQLPLPPHFDADRVDKVWRIPYQERQGEAQEWARKHAIRPASEDTFRTFLLLVDVQNTFCIPDYELFVGGRSGNGAVEDNIRLCQFIYRNLPNISKIACTMDTHTAMQIFHEVFWINDAGEHPTPLQTLITQEDIETGKWRVNPAVAESLMGDQNRYEWLKAYGEHYVKTLTAEGKYPLAIWPYHAMLGGIGHAVVSAVDEACFFHTIARKTQIHYEIKGQNPLTENYSVLRPEVLNDADGKPIAERNTTFLQMLLEYDRVIVAGQAKSHCVAWTVSDLLEEIQQTDIELAKKIYLVDDLTSPVVVPGIVDYTEPADAVFAKVSDAGMHVVQSTEMIAEWVK, from the coding sequence ATGCCTACACTACAACTCCCACTCCCACCACATTTCGATGCAGATCGGGTAGACAAAGTTTGGCGGATTCCCTATCAAGAACGCCAAGGTGAAGCACAAGAGTGGGCACGGAAACACGCAATCCGCCCGGCATCGGAGGATACGTTTCGGACGTTTCTGCTACTCGTCGATGTCCAAAATACATTCTGTATCCCGGACTACGAACTTTTCGTTGGTGGAAGATCTGGGAATGGTGCCGTAGAAGATAATATCCGCTTGTGTCAATTCATCTATCGCAATCTACCAAATATCAGCAAAATCGCTTGCACGATGGATACACACACAGCGATGCAGATATTTCACGAAGTCTTCTGGATCAACGATGCCGGTGAACACCCCACACCCCTACAGACCCTGATTACACAAGAAGACATCGAAACAGGTAAATGGCGCGTCAATCCTGCGGTTGCGGAAAGCCTGATGGGAGACCAAAATCGGTACGAATGGCTCAAGGCTTACGGTGAACACTATGTCAAAACCCTCACAGCAGAGGGGAAATACCCGCTTGCGATATGGCCCTACCATGCAATGCTCGGTGGGATTGGGCATGCCGTTGTCTCTGCTGTTGATGAAGCCTGCTTTTTCCATACAATCGCACGTAAGACACAGATACATTACGAAATTAAAGGACAGAATCCGTTAACGGAAAACTATTCCGTCTTGCGTCCGGAAGTCCTTAACGATGCCGATGGAAAACCGATCGCTGAAAGAAACACCACCTTCCTACAAATGCTTCTCGAATACGATCGAGTGATTGTCGCTGGACAGGCAAAAAGCCACTGCGTCGCATGGACCGTTAGCGACTTGCTCGAAGAGATTCAGCAAACGGATATTGAATTGGCAAAGAAAATCTATCTTGTGGATGACCTAACTTCACCCGTTGTTGTGCCAGGTATAGTGGACTATACAGAACCTGCAGACGCTGTTTTTGCCAAAGTTTCGGATGCAGGGATGCATGTGGTGCAGTCAACAGAGATGATTGCGGAGTGGGTTAAGTAG
- a CDS encoding MFS transporter codes for MENRQTGFGTYVRLSGMMFLQFAIWGAWAVLIAGHMQNLGFTGKQISYVFGTTAIGSMISPIIAGWIADRLMPAQVFAAISHLLGGVCLLFAWRQTSFPMMWGAIFLHAVLYMPTIALTNAIAFHHMGQSDKFGNIRVFGTFGWIAINWALSLYLRYCEGQAINLSFISDWFSFLGNVVSFLINHLLDGAVSDCLFFGAILSFIMGIYCLTLPNTPPSKEAKNPYAFLEAFSLVSNRNFAVLLIISFVVAIELPFYYNLTYLFLTEAEHGVGLAGSSANFAMSLGQVAEVALMLLLFPCLRWFGMRWTIFLGILAWPVRYAIFAIGQPVWLVVGAQTLHGICYSFFFVGGMIAVERLSSQDIRASSQSLLLFVTNGFGMLVGHIISGRVHDFFAYADGGHAWAKIFMVPIVVTVFAAIAFIALFDEQKYQADAEAMGQNST; via the coding sequence ATGGAAAATAGACAAACAGGATTCGGAACTTACGTGCGCTTGTCAGGGATGATGTTTCTCCAGTTCGCTATATGGGGCGCATGGGCAGTACTTATTGCTGGACACATGCAAAACCTCGGATTCACCGGCAAACAGATTAGCTACGTCTTCGGCACGACCGCCATCGGTTCAATGATTTCTCCAATCATCGCTGGCTGGATTGCGGACCGATTAATGCCTGCTCAGGTGTTCGCAGCGATCTCACACTTACTCGGCGGTGTCTGTCTGCTTTTCGCCTGGAGACAGACAAGCTTCCCGATGATGTGGGGCGCGATTTTCCTGCATGCCGTCCTCTACATGCCCACGATCGCACTGACCAACGCTATCGCTTTCCACCACATGGGACAATCAGATAAATTTGGTAATATTCGGGTCTTTGGGACGTTTGGCTGGATTGCGATTAATTGGGCGTTGAGCCTGTATCTACGGTACTGCGAAGGCCAAGCGATAAACCTTTCATTCATCTCTGACTGGTTCTCCTTCTTAGGTAATGTTGTTTCTTTTCTCATCAATCACCTTCTTGATGGGGCTGTCTCCGACTGCCTCTTCTTCGGTGCCATCCTTTCCTTTATTATGGGCATCTACTGCCTGACACTTCCCAACACACCGCCAAGCAAAGAGGCAAAGAACCCGTATGCATTTCTTGAAGCGTTCTCTCTCGTCTCAAACCGAAATTTCGCTGTGCTTCTGATTATCTCCTTCGTTGTTGCCATTGAACTTCCCTTCTATTACAACTTGACCTATCTCTTCCTAACCGAAGCAGAGCATGGCGTTGGATTGGCAGGGAGTAGTGCCAATTTTGCAATGAGCCTCGGACAAGTTGCTGAGGTTGCACTTATGCTCCTCCTATTCCCGTGCCTACGGTGGTTTGGGATGCGGTGGACAATCTTCTTGGGGATCCTCGCGTGGCCCGTTCGGTACGCCATTTTCGCCATAGGTCAACCGGTGTGGTTAGTTGTTGGCGCGCAAACCCTACACGGGATCTGTTACTCGTTCTTCTTCGTTGGTGGAATGATTGCAGTAGAGCGGTTGAGTTCACAAGATATCCGAGCGAGTTCTCAATCCCTGCTCCTTTTTGTTACCAACGGGTTCGGGATGTTAGTCGGACATATCATCAGCGGACGCGTCCACGACTTTTTCGCCTACGCTGACGGTGGACACGCCTGGGCAAAAATCTTCATGGTGCCTATCGTTGTAACAGTCTTTGCCGCAATTGCCTTCATTGCGTTATTCGACGAGCAGAAGTATCAAGCAGACGCGGAAGCAATGGGACAAAATTCTACATAG
- a CDS encoding ribonuclease J, whose amino-acid sequence MRKNLEDITEANVSIIPLGGLGEFGMNMMVYETEDDLIVIDTGFMLPNADMPGVDLIFPDIHYLVERQKKIRGILLTHGHEDHIGALAYVLRQLDVPVYGTQLTLAIASGRLREYGVLGKAQLNTIAPGDTVELGAFSAEFIHVTHSIPDSVAIALHTPVGVIVHTGDFKFDMTPVDGKLSDVQRLARLGAEGVTMLVSDSTNAERPGQTPSERSIYDTIDNIFQKTEQKLFLCTFSSSLHRIQQFIDLANIHRRLVAVTGRSLINNVRTASELGYLNVNPDYLIDARDASLFKPHEVVILTTGSQGEPRSALALMALDDHAFLKVEQGDTVVMSARIIPGNEKSIGNVVNHLLRRGAKIYHERNANVHVSGHGSSEDLKLMLNLLQPKFFMPMHGEYQNLMRHAELAESVGVPSENIKVAEDGELIRLTSEMCEVFGREGRSGRVLVDGKPEIELEDIVLRDRIQLSEDGILVPIIVLQSDTGDGDQQENISADSHSKTGLNAGQIEIISRGFVYMDESEELIEEAKEITRRVIENLSDEQKHETEIVQDEIRSALRRFFSKQMQRTPLIFPVVMRV is encoded by the coding sequence ATGAGAAAAAATCTTGAAGATATAACTGAAGCGAACGTCTCAATCATCCCATTGGGCGGCTTAGGCGAATTTGGGATGAATATGATGGTGTATGAAACCGAGGACGACCTTATCGTCATCGATACCGGTTTCATGCTCCCGAATGCAGACATGCCCGGCGTTGACCTAATATTCCCAGATATTCATTATCTCGTTGAACGGCAGAAGAAGATTCGCGGAATCCTTCTGACTCACGGACACGAAGACCATATTGGTGCTTTAGCCTATGTCCTACGGCAGTTAGACGTGCCGGTTTACGGCACGCAGCTCACCCTCGCAATCGCAAGCGGCAGACTCCGTGAATACGGTGTACTCGGCAAAGCACAACTCAACACAATTGCCCCGGGCGATACCGTTGAACTGGGTGCCTTTTCTGCCGAATTCATCCATGTCACACATAGCATTCCCGACAGTGTAGCAATCGCACTCCACACACCCGTCGGTGTTATTGTTCATACGGGTGATTTCAAGTTCGACATGACCCCTGTCGATGGTAAGCTAAGCGATGTTCAGAGGCTCGCCCGTTTAGGTGCAGAAGGCGTCACGATGCTCGTCTCCGACAGCACAAACGCAGAACGTCCCGGACAAACACCGTCCGAGCGAAGCATCTATGATACTATAGACAATATCTTTCAGAAAACGGAGCAGAAACTGTTCCTTTGCACATTTTCCTCAAGTCTCCACCGTATCCAGCAATTCATTGATCTCGCGAATATTCATCGGCGACTCGTTGCTGTCACCGGACGTTCTCTCATCAACAATGTCCGCACGGCTTCTGAACTCGGCTACCTCAATGTGAATCCTGACTATCTTATTGATGCCCGCGATGCGTCTCTGTTCAAACCACACGAGGTTGTGATTTTAACAACCGGCAGCCAAGGCGAACCACGTTCGGCACTGGCATTGATGGCACTTGATGATCACGCGTTTTTAAAGGTGGAACAGGGTGATACTGTGGTTATGTCGGCACGCATCATTCCAGGTAACGAAAAGTCAATCGGGAACGTGGTGAACCATTTGCTTAGGCGTGGCGCGAAGATATATCATGAACGCAACGCCAACGTACATGTCTCCGGTCATGGTTCGAGTGAAGACTTGAAGTTAATGCTCAACCTCCTGCAGCCTAAATTCTTTATGCCGATGCACGGTGAATACCAAAATCTGATGCGGCACGCCGAACTCGCTGAATCTGTCGGGGTGCCGAGTGAAAACATCAAAGTCGCTGAAGATGGCGAACTTATCCGCCTTACATCTGAAATGTGTGAAGTCTTTGGACGCGAGGGCCGTTCCGGACGGGTCCTTGTCGATGGCAAACCAGAAATCGAACTTGAGGATATTGTCCTGCGTGACCGTATCCAACTTTCTGAAGACGGCATCCTCGTGCCTATTATTGTCCTACAGAGCGACACAGGTGATGGCGACCAGCAAGAGAATATTTCTGCGGATAGCCATTCCAAAACAGGATTGAACGCTGGACAGATAGAAATCATCTCGCGTGGATTTGTCTATATGGACGAATCGGAAGAACTCATAGAAGAGGCGAAAGAGATTACCCGACGCGTCATCGAAAATCTGAGCGATGAACAGAAACACGAAACGGAGATAGTCCAAGATGAGATCCGAAGCGCGCTCCGTCGCTTTTTCTCAAAACAGATGCAACGGACACCGCTCATCTTCCCAGTTGTTATGCGGGTTTAG
- the leuS gene encoding leucine--tRNA ligase, with amino-acid sequence MENHPYAPARIEPHWQAEWQKKEAFKIPNDIETLKTKPKFYVLGMFPYTSGAGLHVGHSKNYLPTDVLANFRRMQGYHVMHPMGWDAFGLPTERFAVRENEHPIDITRRNTDTFRHQMQRIGFSYDWSREIDTSLPDYYRWTQWIFLRLYEKDLAYLADVPVNWCPALGTVLSNEEVKDGKYVETGDPVERRLMRQWMLKITAYADQLLEDLDLLDWPDGLKEMQRHWIGKSEGADITFSIKDSDKTFTVFTTRPDTLFGATYCVLAPEHPLVSEITHPDAAPTVSAYVKEAINKSDLQRTDLATEKTGVFTGAYAINPCNNTPIPIWVADYVLMTYGTGAIMAVPGHDERDHEFASTFDIPIIEVIKGGKKPIEEAPFEGDGVCVNSDFLNGLRVDAAKEKMIIWLESEGRGKRQVQYRLRDWLFSRQRYWGEPFPLAHLEDGTIVQLPDEDLPLELPPIDAYKPTEDGQPPLARAGSEWLNVTLPDGRTATRETNIMPQWAGSCWYYLRFLDAHNVEAPFDSALEQYWMPVDLYLGGAEHAVLHLLYARFWHKVLYDCGLVSTKEPFQGLVNQGTILAESYQDARGKYYYPHEVEQNDGKAVVKTSGTPLNVQIEKMSKSRFNVINSDDVIDKYGADAIRLYLLFIGPVTASTPWQDAGVEGVYRFLQRVWRLVVNEENGELSEKLTDADGITAPELWRELHQTIKQVTEDTESIDKMNTAISQMMIFVNAATQAKSLPRETLKAFLHLLSPYAPHIAQELWHRLGETGFIAHEQWPTHDEAVLTSATTTIIVQVNGKLRNRLQLPADATDKEIEAAALADDRVQRFTDGKPIRKVIVVPNRLINIVV; translated from the coding sequence ATGGAGAATCATCCTTATGCCCCGGCGAGAATAGAGCCGCATTGGCAAGCCGAGTGGCAAAAAAAAGAAGCATTTAAAATTCCAAACGATATCGAAACATTAAAGACCAAGCCGAAATTTTATGTACTTGGCATGTTCCCATATACCTCAGGTGCTGGGCTGCACGTGGGTCACTCGAAAAACTACTTGCCTACCGATGTTCTTGCGAATTTCCGACGTATGCAGGGCTATCACGTCATGCATCCGATGGGTTGGGATGCCTTCGGTCTCCCAACGGAGCGGTTCGCAGTGCGCGAAAACGAACATCCAATAGATATCACCCGACGAAACACGGACACCTTCCGGCACCAGATGCAACGTATCGGTTTCTCGTACGATTGGTCGCGTGAAATTGATACCTCCCTACCGGATTATTACAGGTGGACACAATGGATTTTTCTCCGTCTCTATGAAAAAGATCTTGCATACCTCGCCGATGTCCCGGTGAACTGGTGTCCCGCGTTGGGAACTGTCCTCTCAAATGAAGAGGTCAAAGATGGGAAATATGTTGAAACTGGTGACCCTGTTGAACGCCGCCTCATGCGGCAGTGGATGCTCAAAATCACTGCCTATGCCGACCAATTGCTGGAAGACTTAGATTTATTGGATTGGCCTGATGGACTCAAGGAGATGCAACGGCACTGGATCGGTAAGTCGGAAGGGGCAGACATCACCTTCAGCATCAAAGACAGCGATAAGACTTTCACAGTTTTCACGACCCGTCCGGATACGCTGTTCGGTGCCACTTATTGCGTGCTGGCACCCGAACACCCGCTCGTCTCAGAAATCACACATCCTGATGCGGCACCGACTGTTAGTGCTTACGTTAAGGAGGCTATCAACAAATCCGACCTCCAGCGCACCGACCTCGCCACTGAAAAGACGGGGGTATTCACAGGTGCTTACGCTATCAACCCATGTAACAATACGCCTATCCCAATCTGGGTTGCGGATTACGTCCTTATGACTTATGGCACGGGTGCCATCATGGCGGTCCCGGGACACGACGAACGTGACCATGAATTCGCTTCAACTTTTGATATTCCTATTATTGAGGTTATCAAGGGCGGCAAAAAGCCTATTGAAGAAGCACCTTTTGAAGGCGATGGTGTCTGTGTTAATTCTGATTTCCTCAACGGCTTGCGGGTTGATGCGGCGAAGGAGAAGATGATTATATGGCTCGAAAGTGAAGGGAGAGGCAAGCGGCAGGTTCAATATCGTTTACGCGACTGGCTCTTCTCGCGACAACGGTATTGGGGGGAACCTTTCCCACTTGCCCATCTTGAAGATGGCACCATCGTTCAACTGCCTGACGAAGATCTACCCCTCGAACTTCCACCTATTGATGCTTACAAGCCGACAGAAGATGGGCAACCCCCGCTTGCTCGTGCTGGATCCGAGTGGTTGAACGTGACGCTACCAGACGGACGAACCGCGACGCGGGAAACGAATATCATGCCGCAGTGGGCGGGTTCTTGCTGGTACTATCTCCGTTTCCTTGATGCCCACAATGTTGAAGCACCTTTTGACTCGGCACTTGAACAATATTGGATGCCTGTTGACCTTTACCTGGGTGGTGCAGAACATGCAGTACTCCATCTACTCTACGCCCGGTTTTGGCATAAAGTTTTGTATGATTGTGGTTTAGTTTCAACGAAAGAGCCTTTCCAAGGTTTGGTCAACCAAGGTACGATCCTCGCTGAATCTTATCAAGATGCCCGAGGCAAGTACTATTATCCGCACGAAGTCGAGCAGAATGATGGAAAAGCGGTTGTGAAAACCTCTGGTACACCACTCAATGTGCAAATAGAAAAGATGTCTAAATCCCGTTTTAATGTCATCAACTCAGACGATGTGATTGATAAATACGGTGCGGATGCAATTCGGCTTTATCTGCTGTTCATTGGACCTGTTACAGCCAGTACGCCGTGGCAAGATGCCGGGGTGGAGGGGGTCTACCGATTCCTGCAACGCGTCTGGCGACTTGTTGTGAATGAAGAGAACGGTGAACTCAGCGAGAAACTCACCGACGCTGATGGCATAACGGCACCTGAACTTTGGCGCGAACTCCACCAAACTATCAAACAGGTAACAGAAGACACTGAATCCATTGATAAGATGAACACGGCAATTAGTCAGATGATGATTTTCGTTAACGCTGCCACACAAGCGAAATCGCTGCCGAGAGAAACCTTGAAGGCGTTCTTGCATCTGCTTTCGCCTTACGCGCCGCACATCGCACAAGAATTGTGGCACCGTCTCGGTGAAACAGGATTCATTGCACATGAACAGTGGCCCACACACGACGAGGCAGTCCTGACAAGTGCAACTACAACCATAATCGTACAGGTCAACGGGAAACTCCGTAACCGGCTCCAACTACCTGCCGATGCAACCGACAAAGAGATTGAAGCAGCAGCACTCGCAGATGATCGGGTTCAACGGTTTACTGATGGCAAACCGATTCGGAAGGTCATCGTCGTACCAAACCGTCTTATTAACATCGTTGTTTAA
- a CDS encoding DUF839 domain-containing protein, whose translation MKNRLSRRQFLRLGTLVTASAAVSLGFLGCSRTLIQKVPGFGPPPPFEFKPSPNRLLDLPEGFTAHAFSRTGELMDDGLWVPGAHDGMAAYPGPNGKTILIRNHELQATSKSVGAFGWNNEKIERAAVGKFYDAGSGELPCLGGTTTLVYDTKTQTLEKHFLSLVGTIRNCAGGLTPWNTWITCEETMQKADPETTYEVDHGYNFEVPVTAEIGLTDPIPLKAMGRFNHEAVAVDPKTGIVYQTEDRGDSLIYRFIPDTPGELAAGGKLQALKIRDLKGADTRNWQSRMQKIFRWMYNPVPVGETLAVEWVDVENIASPDDDLRIQGNEDKGAAKFARGEGIWYGSGSETGEFYIACTNGGIAYKGQIWKYIPSPYEGTNREEQEPGTLQLFIEPNDRNLMENADNLTVAPWGDLIICEDGPEEEFLVGVTPEGHLYKFARNSGNMSELAGATFSPDGTTLFVNIQSHGITLAITGPWHEIRQRPLV comes from the coding sequence ATGAAGAATAGGTTATCTCGACGACAGTTTCTACGCTTGGGTACACTTGTGACCGCCTCTGCAGCGGTCAGTCTCGGATTTTTGGGGTGTAGCCGGACACTGATTCAAAAGGTGCCAGGCTTCGGACCTCCGCCACCCTTTGAATTCAAGCCGAGTCCAAATCGCCTCCTTGATCTTCCAGAAGGGTTTACCGCTCACGCCTTTTCGAGAACAGGCGAACTGATGGATGATGGGCTTTGGGTGCCAGGTGCACACGACGGCATGGCGGCTTACCCAGGTCCCAACGGCAAAACTATTCTCATTCGCAATCACGAATTGCAGGCGACTAGCAAATCAGTTGGCGCGTTTGGATGGAATAACGAGAAAATTGAACGCGCTGCCGTTGGTAAATTCTATGACGCTGGATCAGGTGAACTGCCATGCCTCGGTGGCACGACAACGCTCGTCTATGACACGAAAACGCAGACATTGGAGAAGCATTTCTTGAGTCTGGTAGGAACAATCCGAAATTGCGCTGGCGGTCTCACACCTTGGAATACATGGATTACCTGTGAAGAGACTATGCAAAAGGCGGATCCAGAAACGACTTATGAAGTAGATCACGGATATAACTTTGAGGTCCCGGTCACTGCTGAGATAGGATTGACTGACCCCATCCCCTTGAAAGCGATGGGACGTTTCAATCATGAAGCCGTTGCCGTTGATCCTAAGACGGGGATTGTCTATCAAACCGAAGACAGAGGCGATAGTTTAATTTATCGGTTTATTCCGGACACACCGGGTGAACTCGCTGCAGGTGGTAAACTTCAAGCACTAAAAATCCGCGACCTCAAAGGTGCGGATACTCGGAACTGGCAGAGCCGGATGCAGAAGATTTTTCGCTGGATGTATAATCCAGTTCCAGTTGGAGAGACACTTGCAGTCGAATGGGTGGATGTTGAGAATATAGCATCCCCGGATGACGATCTCCGCATACAGGGAAACGAAGATAAAGGGGCGGCAAAGTTTGCACGCGGTGAAGGGATATGGTATGGGAGTGGATCCGAAACGGGAGAATTTTATATCGCTTGCACGAATGGTGGTATTGCGTACAAGGGCCAGATCTGGAAGTATATACCGAGTCCTTATGAAGGGACGAATCGTGAGGAGCAAGAACCGGGAACGCTTCAACTCTTCATTGAGCCAAACGACAGGAATCTCATGGAAAACGCCGATAACCTGACAGTCGCGCCGTGGGGAGATCTTATTATCTGTGAAGACGGTCCCGAAGAAGAGTTCTTGGTTGGTGTCACGCCTGAAGGGCATCTTTATAAGTTTGCTCGGAATTCGGGCAATATGTCTGAACTTGCGGGTGCGACGTTCTCGCCTGACGGCACGACGCTCTTTGTGAACATACAGAGTCACGGGATTACACTGGCGATTACCGGTCCTTGGCACGAAATTCGCCAGCGTCCGCTTGTATAG